A single region of the Aurantiacibacter sp. MUD11 genome encodes:
- a CDS encoding winged helix DNA-binding protein has protein sequence MPPADFVYDVAADAAGLPLGVSIFADDADVRAILQEDVVAAGFTTRECGTIDALLAGDAKVLGDLVLIDCPMPDASSMAALSRLDSRSAKSGARIIVSTSVDGLDDVFAACAESRAQILVDPTRADRVIAIGRMLAEVPNLRLRELSETDRLALLRLTEQVSKIAERLETIDRRGWGKEAESTGSSAFRFETPVDTYCAPGQERQPQRKTRAPLPSARLVRKIIAARKARARFLDSELFADPAWDMLLDLTAARVEHARVSVTSLCIASGVPPTTALRWIGQMTDAGLFERVEDDTDRRRAFIRLSDKAADAMARYFAELGQDAAVLA, from the coding sequence ATGCCGCCAGCCGACTTTGTTTATGACGTGGCGGCCGATGCCGCGGGTCTGCCGCTGGGCGTGTCGATCTTCGCCGACGATGCGGACGTGCGCGCCATTTTGCAGGAAGACGTTGTCGCCGCGGGCTTCACCACGCGCGAATGCGGCACGATCGACGCGCTGCTGGCTGGCGACGCCAAGGTGCTCGGCGATCTCGTGCTGATCGACTGCCCCATGCCCGATGCCTCTTCCATGGCCGCGCTCTCGCGGCTGGACAGCCGGTCAGCGAAATCGGGTGCCCGGATCATCGTCTCCACTTCGGTGGACGGGCTGGACGACGTTTTCGCCGCCTGCGCCGAATCGCGCGCGCAGATCCTGGTCGACCCGACCCGCGCGGACCGGGTGATCGCCATCGGCCGGATGCTGGCGGAGGTGCCCAACCTGCGCCTGCGCGAACTGTCGGAGACGGACCGGCTGGCGCTGCTGCGGCTCACCGAGCAGGTCAGCAAGATTGCCGAGCGGCTCGAGACCATCGACCGGCGCGGCTGGGGCAAGGAGGCGGAGAGCACCGGCTCCAGCGCCTTCCGCTTCGAGACGCCGGTGGATACTTATTGCGCGCCGGGGCAGGAACGCCAGCCGCAGCGCAAGACCAGGGCGCCGCTGCCCAGCGCGCGGCTGGTGCGCAAGATCATTGCCGCCCGCAAGGCGCGCGCGCGGTTTCTCGATTCCGAGCTCTTCGCCGATCCCGCATGGGACATGCTGCTGGACCTGACGGCCGCGCGCGTCGAGCACGCGCGGGTATCGGTCACCTCGCTGTGCATCGCCTCGGGCGTGCCGCCCACCACTGCGCTGCGCTGGATCGGCCAGATGACCGATGCCGGCCTGTTCGAACGGGTGGAGGATGATACCGACCGCCGCCGTGCGTTCATCCGGCTGTCGGACAAGGCGGCCGACGCCATGGCGCGCTACTTCGCCGAACTGGGACAGGACGCGGCCGTGCTGGCCTAG
- a CDS encoding asparaginase, translated as MRDASILVLATGGTIAGQAGSATRRDYRPGQIDIADFLASFAELGLPARLTGRQVANIDSANIGPEIWRELHSGIDAAIADPRCDGIIITHGTDTAEETAFLLDLTLPTAKPVVLVGAMRPADAVGSDGLRNFANAVQVAADPDAGGRGVLLVMGDQVLAARDARKARTSGSNAFEGFPRGAVALATPASLDWLQPPWRLGEAARYAFPTEFSEVPILHAYAGQGADSVTRLVEAGAKGIVLAGLGEGNAPDAVRAALADAAAAGIVVVRATRVDEGLVDREPADDSNGFVAARALGPAKARILLQVLIANGITEPQLVQQAFNRR; from the coding sequence ATGCGCGATGCTTCCATCCTTGTGCTGGCGACCGGCGGCACCATTGCCGGACAGGCCGGTTCCGCCACGCGGCGCGACTACCGCCCCGGCCAGATCGACATTGCCGATTTCCTGGCCTCTTTCGCCGAGCTAGGCTTGCCCGCGCGGCTGACCGGGCGGCAGGTAGCGAACATCGATTCGGCCAATATCGGGCCGGAAATCTGGCGCGAACTCCACTCGGGTATCGACGCGGCCATCGCCGATCCGCGGTGCGACGGGATCATCATCACCCACGGCACCGACACGGCGGAGGAAACCGCCTTCCTGCTCGACCTGACGCTGCCGACCGCCAAGCCGGTCGTGCTGGTTGGCGCGATGCGTCCTGCCGATGCGGTAGGCAGCGACGGGCTGCGCAATTTCGCCAATGCCGTGCAGGTGGCAGCCGATCCCGATGCAGGCGGGCGCGGCGTGCTGCTGGTGATGGGGGACCAGGTGCTGGCTGCCCGCGATGCGCGCAAGGCCCGCACCAGCGGCTCCAATGCCTTCGAAGGCTTCCCGCGCGGTGCGGTGGCGCTGGCGACACCGGCGTCGCTCGACTGGCTGCAACCGCCGTGGCGCCTGGGAGAAGCAGCCCGCTACGCCTTCCCGACCGAATTCTCCGAAGTCCCCATCCTGCACGCCTATGCCGGGCAAGGTGCGGACAGCGTTACCCGGCTGGTGGAGGCAGGCGCGAAAGGCATCGTGCTGGCGGGCCTTGGCGAAGGCAATGCGCCCGACGCCGTGCGCGCAGCACTGGCCGATGCGGCAGCGGCCGGGATCGTCGTGGTTCGCGCCACCCGCGTCGACGAGGGGCTGGTCGACCGCGAACCCGCCGACGACAGCAACGGCTTCGTCGCCGCCCGTGCGCTTGGCCCGGCGAAGGCGCGTATCCTGTTGCAGGTCCTGATCGCCAACGGCATCACCGAGCCGCAGCTGGTGCAGCAGGCCTTCAACCGGCGCTAG
- a CDS encoding TlpA family protein disulfide reductase has protein sequence MAKTRPILSVAACCAAGLLAACDNGGEEAVQENAALSPESATIELTGILDRSFVGEEVPQVTVTDPAGAQLALAEVGEPMLLNLWATWCAPCVVEMPLLDELAVDLAGRVRVVTVSEDLRGAEVVEPFFAARDLPNLPRWLDEQNDLAFSFGGGPVLPLTVLYDAEGKELWRVIGAYDWGSEEARAAIEEALAEG, from the coding sequence GTGGCCAAAACTCGCCCGATCCTGTCCGTTGCGGCCTGCTGTGCTGCCGGCCTTCTCGCCGCGTGCGATAACGGCGGGGAAGAGGCGGTGCAAGAAAACGCGGCGCTGTCGCCAGAAAGCGCAACTATCGAACTCACCGGCATCCTCGACCGCAGCTTCGTGGGCGAGGAGGTTCCGCAAGTTACCGTGACCGACCCCGCAGGCGCGCAACTGGCGCTGGCCGAGGTGGGCGAGCCGATGCTGCTGAACCTGTGGGCGACCTGGTGCGCGCCCTGCGTGGTGGAAATGCCCCTGCTCGACGAGCTGGCCGTCGACCTGGCGGGCCGCGTGCGCGTGGTAACCGTCAGCGAGGACCTGCGCGGGGCCGAGGTGGTGGAACCCTTCTTCGCCGCGCGCGACCTGCCCAACCTGCCGCGCTGGCTGGACGAACAGAACGACCTCGCCTTCTCCTTCGGCGGCGGCCCGGTGCTGCCGCTGACCGTGCTCTACGATGCCGAGGGCAAGGAGCTGTGGCGCGTCATCGGTGCATACGACTGGGGCAGCGAGGAAGCCCGCGCCGCCATCGAGGAAGCGCTCGCGGAAGGCTAG
- the argH gene encoding argininosuccinate lyase: protein MWGGRFAEGPSAIMREINASIPFDKALWRQDIAASKAHVAMLAACDIVSDDDAETIIEGLEKVAAEYEADGVPEDWDLEDIHMTTEARLAELVGPAAGRLHTARSRNDQVATDFRLWVRDAIDQALDGLEALQRALVTRAGEHADSIMPGFTHLQTAQPVTLGHHLMAYYEMAARDVSRFADARKRLNQCPLGSAALAGTGFPIDREMTAQALGFAAPTNNSLDAVSDRDFALDYLQAAAQCSLHLSRLAEEFVIWASQPFGFVRMPDTLSTGSSIMPQKKNPDAAELVRGHAGRIVGCLTSLMVTMKGLPLAYSKDMQDDKPPVFEAAGLLNLSIAAMTGMVEGATFRTERMREAAELGYATATDLADWLVREADIPFREAHHITGAAVKLAEGKGVALEALSLDELQAIDVRIDERVYTALSVEASVAARKSHGGTAPDEVRKRVAEAREQLEMDQ from the coding sequence ATGTGGGGCGGGCGCTTTGCCGAGGGCCCCTCTGCCATAATGCGCGAGATCAATGCCAGTATCCCGTTCGACAAGGCGCTATGGCGGCAGGATATTGCCGCAAGCAAGGCCCATGTCGCAATGCTGGCTGCCTGCGATATCGTTTCGGACGATGATGCTGAGACCATCATCGAGGGGCTGGAGAAGGTCGCCGCCGAATACGAAGCCGACGGCGTGCCGGAGGACTGGGACCTCGAAGACATTCACATGACCACCGAGGCGCGGCTGGCCGAACTGGTCGGCCCGGCGGCGGGTCGCCTGCACACGGCGCGCAGCCGCAACGACCAGGTGGCAACCGACTTCCGCCTATGGGTGCGCGACGCCATCGACCAGGCGCTGGACGGGCTGGAGGCGCTGCAACGCGCGCTGGTGACGCGGGCGGGCGAACATGCCGATAGCATCATGCCCGGCTTCACCCACCTGCAGACCGCCCAGCCGGTGACGCTGGGTCACCACCTGATGGCCTATTACGAAATGGCCGCCCGCGATGTTTCGCGCTTTGCCGATGCCCGCAAGCGGCTCAACCAGTGTCCGCTCGGCAGCGCGGCGCTGGCCGGCACCGGCTTTCCCATCGACCGCGAGATGACCGCGCAGGCGCTGGGCTTTGCCGCGCCGACGAACAACAGCCTCGATGCCGTGTCCGACCGTGATTTCGCGCTCGACTACCTGCAGGCCGCCGCGCAGTGCAGCCTGCACCTGTCGCGGCTGGCGGAAGAGTTCGTGATCTGGGCCAGCCAGCCGTTCGGCTTCGTGCGCATGCCCGATACGCTGAGCACCGGCAGTTCGATCATGCCGCAGAAGAAGAACCCCGACGCGGCGGAGCTGGTACGCGGCCATGCCGGGCGCATCGTCGGCTGCCTCACCAGCCTGATGGTGACGATGAAGGGCCTGCCGCTCGCCTATTCGAAGGACATGCAGGACGACAAGCCGCCGGTGTTCGAAGCCGCCGGCCTGCTCAACCTCTCCATCGCCGCGATGACCGGCATGGTGGAAGGCGCCACCTTCCGTACCGAGCGCATGCGCGAGGCGGCGGAGCTGGGCTATGCCACCGCCACCGACCTTGCCGACTGGCTGGTGCGCGAGGCGGATATTCCCTTTCGCGAGGCGCACCACATCACCGGCGCCGCGGTGAAGCTGGCGGAAGGCAAGGGCGTGGCGCTGGAAGCGCTGTCGCTGGACGAATTGCAGGCGATCGACGTGCGCATCGACGAGCGGGTCTATACCGCGCTATCGGTCGAGGCATCGGTCGCCGCGCGCAAGTCGCACGGCGGCACCGCGCCGGACGAGGTGCGCAAACGCGTGGCCGAGGCGCGCGAGCAGCTGGAGATGGACCAGTGA